The Methanocella sp. genome includes a window with the following:
- a CDS encoding ATPase, whose protein sequence is MPVDGLVAIGAGLAVGLAGIGSGMAEKDIGAAAVGAIAEDRSLFGQALIFTVIPETIVIFGLVIAILLMFI, encoded by the coding sequence TTAGTCGCAATAGGCGCAGGTTTAGCTGTAGGATTAGCAGGTATCGGCTCCGGTATGGCGGAGAAGGACATCGGCGCGGCCGCCGTCGGCGCGATCGCCGAGGACCGCTCGCTGTTCGGCCAGGCCCTGATATTTACTGTGATCCCGGAAACAATCGTCATTTTCGGACTTGTCATTGCTATCCTGCTGATGTTCATATAA